Proteins co-encoded in one Candidatus Manganitrophaceae bacterium genomic window:
- a CDS encoding FKBP-type peptidyl-prolyl cis-trans isomerase — translation MLFRLIAMLGLGFLVTSAYAADKADLKTQKDKVSYSIGLDIGNKLKGQSIEIDPKFLAQGIQDATSGGKPLLTQEEVQAVMMTFQKEMQAKATEQAKVVGDKNLKEGEAFLAENKKKKGVVTLPSGLQYKIITAGTGKKPKATDTVTTNYKGTLIDGTEFDSSYKRGEPASFPVQGVIPGWTEALQLMPVGSKWQLVVPPALAYGPRGAGPQIGPNATLIFEVELLSIQDEAKTPKP, via the coding sequence ATGTTATTTCGACTCATCGCTATGCTCGGTCTCGGATTTCTGGTTACATCGGCCTACGCGGCGGACAAGGCCGACCTGAAAACGCAGAAGGACAAGGTCAGCTACAGCATCGGATTGGATATCGGAAATAAATTGAAAGGCCAGTCGATCGAGATCGACCCGAAATTCTTAGCGCAAGGGATTCAGGACGCCACCTCGGGTGGAAAGCCGTTGCTCACCCAAGAGGAAGTCCAGGCCGTGATGATGACCTTTCAGAAAGAGATGCAGGCCAAGGCGACCGAGCAGGCCAAGGTGGTCGGGGATAAAAATCTGAAAGAGGGCGAGGCGTTCCTCGCAGAGAACAAGAAGAAAAAGGGGGTCGTCACCCTTCCGAGCGGCCTGCAGTATAAAATCATCACCGCCGGCACCGGAAAGAAGCCGAAAGCGACCGACACCGTCACCACCAACTATAAAGGGACCCTCATCGATGGGACTGAGTTCGACAGCTCCTACAAGCGAGGGGAGCCGGCGAGTTTCCCGGTCCAAGGGGTCATCCCCGGTTGGACCGAGGCGCTCCAGCTGATGCCGGTCGGCTCCAAGTGGCAGCTCGTCGTTCCGCCGGCGTTGGCATACGGCCCCCGGGGCGCCGGACCGCAGATCGGGCCGAACGCGACGCTGATCTTCGAAGTGGAGCTTCTCTCGATTCAGGACGAGGCCAAAACACCGAAGCCTTAA
- a CDS encoding transglutaminase domain-containing protein, with product MTTHQEILDFYLQPATMTSGGRHASLLEALPRDADVLAQIVQGLVIHESVASSFYGVAISDARRSEAHLRPVEGMIDRLLALDDAPLSVARPAERRLVGVCHHFVLFLVAMLRAKGIPARARCGFGAYFNPGTFEEHWVCEYWDDADGRWALADPQFDEVWRTKLKIKHDILDLPRDRFLVAGDAWVQGRTGKADPLKFGIFERARRGLWFIAGDLVRDVAALNNMEMLPWDVWGAIPSPDAPLDEEALAFFDQLALLTQAPDASFDELRRLYEEEDGVRVPATVFNALLNRPEEIRVEGRIE from the coding sequence ATGACGACGCACCAGGAAATTCTCGACTTCTATTTACAGCCGGCGACAATGACCTCCGGCGGCCGACATGCGTCTTTGTTGGAAGCGTTGCCGCGCGATGCCGACGTCCTTGCCCAGATCGTCCAGGGCCTGGTGATCCATGAATCGGTCGCTTCCTCGTTTTACGGCGTCGCGATCTCCGACGCGCGCCGGAGCGAGGCGCATCTTCGCCCGGTGGAGGGGATGATCGATCGCCTCCTCGCCCTCGATGACGCGCCGCTCTCGGTCGCGCGGCCGGCCGAGCGGCGTCTCGTCGGCGTCTGCCATCACTTCGTCCTCTTTCTCGTCGCCATGCTCCGGGCCAAGGGGATTCCGGCCCGGGCGCGCTGCGGGTTCGGCGCCTATTTTAATCCTGGCACTTTCGAGGAGCACTGGGTCTGTGAATATTGGGATGATGCAGACGGACGCTGGGCGCTCGCCGATCCGCAGTTCGACGAGGTGTGGCGGACGAAGCTGAAGATCAAACACGATATTCTCGATCTGCCGCGCGACCGGTTCTTGGTCGCCGGCGACGCCTGGGTGCAAGGCCGTACAGGCAAGGCCGATCCGTTAAAGTTCGGCATTTTTGAGAGGGCGCGGCGCGGGCTCTGGTTCATCGCGGGGGACCTGGTGCGCGATGTCGCGGCGCTCAACAACATGGAGATGCTGCCGTGGGATGTCTGGGGCGCCATCCCTTCGCCCGACGCGCCGCTGGACGAGGAGGCGCTTGCCTTTTTCGATCAGCTGGCCCTGCTCACGCAAGCGCCCGATGCCTCCTTCGATGAACTGCGCCGGCTCTACGAAGAAGAGGACGGCGTGCGGGTGCCGGCGACCGTCTTCAATGCCCTCCTCAACCGCCCGGAAGAGATCCGAGTTGAAGGGAGAATAGAATGA
- a CDS encoding cupin domain-containing protein produces the protein MRKVNLKDIPDESWSSPKGKFGGASKEISVALGRKPNSMDLKERHPFDVELCRIPPGKIHSPYHSHSAQWEFYHVISGTGQVRHQEGTTPIEAGDAFLFEPDQPHQLINHSSEDLVLYVVADNPIGESAYYPDSKKWLVRSPERRVIRPANSKEMDYHEDEE, from the coding sequence ATGCGTAAGGTGAATCTGAAAGATATTCCTGATGAGAGTTGGTCGTCGCCCAAAGGGAAGTTCGGCGGCGCGAGCAAAGAGATCTCTGTCGCATTGGGACGCAAGCCGAATTCCATGGACTTAAAGGAGCGGCATCCCTTCGATGTGGAGCTCTGCCGCATCCCTCCGGGAAAGATTCATTCTCCTTATCATTCGCATAGCGCGCAGTGGGAGTTTTATCATGTGATCTCAGGAACGGGACAGGTCCGCCATCAGGAGGGGACGACTCCAATTGAAGCGGGCGATGCCTTTCTCTTCGAGCCGGACCAGCCGCACCAGCTGATCAACCATAGTTCTGAGGATCTGGTTCTCTATGTTGTTGCGGACAATCCAATCGGCGAGTCGGCCTATTATCCGGATAGCAAGAAATGGCTTGTCCGCTCACCTGAGCGAAGGGTGATCCGACCGGCTAATTCCAAGGAGATGGATTACCATGAGGACGAAGAATAA
- a CDS encoding isopenicillin N synthase family oxygenase: protein MDIPVIDIGPLVAGTDARHHVAGRIGQACRDWGFFYIVGHGVDERLQLRLEEVSRQFFAQDLETKLEIGMARGGRVWRGYFPVGGELTSGRPDLKEGIYFGAELAADHPRVSAGTPLHGPNLFPAHPPQFRETVLDYMAALTRLGQALMAGLSLSLGLEASYFTDRYTSEPLTLFRIFNYPAPSLGAATEAPFGVGEHTDYGLLTILKQDRSGGLQIKVKSDWIPAPPIPNAFVCNIGDMLDRLTAGRYLSTPHRVQNPARHDRLSFAFFFDPNFNAEIRPIETGEVNDNKEARWDRASVHAFQGTYGDYLLSKVSKVFPELRRKVL, encoded by the coding sequence ATGGATATCCCGGTGATTGATATCGGTCCGCTCGTCGCCGGAACGGACGCGCGCCATCACGTCGCAGGACGCATCGGCCAAGCGTGCCGCGACTGGGGATTCTTTTACATCGTCGGTCATGGCGTCGACGAACGGCTGCAGCTGCGGCTGGAGGAGGTCAGCCGGCAATTCTTCGCGCAAGATCTTGAGACCAAACTTGAAATCGGCATGGCGCGGGGAGGCCGCGTTTGGCGGGGATACTTTCCGGTCGGCGGCGAGCTCACCTCCGGCCGGCCCGATCTCAAAGAGGGGATTTACTTCGGTGCGGAATTGGCAGCCGATCACCCGCGGGTGAGCGCCGGCACACCGCTCCATGGGCCGAACCTCTTTCCGGCCCATCCGCCGCAATTCAGGGAGACCGTTCTCGACTACATGGCCGCCTTGACCCGGCTCGGACAGGCGCTGATGGCCGGCCTCTCCTTAAGCCTCGGTCTGGAAGCGTCGTACTTCACCGACCGGTACACCTCCGAGCCGCTGACGTTGTTCCGGATCTTCAATTATCCGGCGCCGTCACTCGGCGCGGCGACGGAGGCACCCTTCGGCGTCGGGGAGCATACCGACTATGGATTGCTCACGATCCTCAAACAAGACCGGTCGGGCGGGTTGCAGATCAAGGTGAAATCGGACTGGATTCCCGCCCCGCCGATTCCCAACGCGTTTGTTTGCAATATCGGAGACATGCTCGATCGTCTGACTGCGGGGCGCTACCTGTCGACGCCGCATCGGGTCCAGAACCCGGCGCGGCACGATCGGTTATCCTTTGCATTCTTCTTCGATCCGAACTTCAACGCGGAGATCCGGCCGATCGAGACCGGCGAAGTCAATGACAACAAGGAAGCGCGTTGGGATCGCGCCAGCGTCCACGCCTTTCAAGGAACTTATGGTGATTATCTGCTGAGTAAGGTCTCAAAGGTATTCCCGGAGTTACGTCGTAAGGTTCTTTAA
- a CDS encoding VOC family protein, with translation MKPRIKVITLAVSDLPRSLAFYRDGLGLATEGIIGTEFEDGAVAFFNMNEDLILALWPKRSLVKDAQIPVTPSSPSDFSLGHIVNSKQEVDAVMKQAERAGAKITAPAQDRFWGGYSGYFQDLDGHLWEIAWNPQWVVKE, from the coding sequence ATGAAACCGCGAATCAAAGTGATTACCCTGGCCGTCAGCGATTTGCCTCGGTCATTGGCCTTCTACCGGGACGGGCTGGGGCTGGCGACCGAAGGGATCATCGGCACAGAATTCGAAGACGGAGCCGTCGCCTTCTTCAACATGAACGAGGATCTGATCTTGGCGCTCTGGCCGAAGAGATCCTTGGTGAAGGACGCGCAGATCCCCGTCACGCCGAGCAGTCCCTCCGACTTCTCCCTCGGCCACATCGTGAATTCCAAACAGGAGGTGGACGCGGTGATGAAGCAGGCGGAAAGGGCGGGGGCCAAGATCACGGCCCCGGCGCAGGATCGCTTCTGGGGAGGCTACTCCGGATACTTCCAAGATTTAGACGGACACCTCTGGGAGATCGCCTGGAACCCCCAGTGGGTCGTCAAAGAATGA
- a CDS encoding AAA family ATPase, with the protein MSNPLISFLSGLGSRRVVETVAPRRTLEEVILPPQTRRALEQALAQVRNHTLIFSRWGLGERHASGRGLAFNFAGPPGTGKTICAEAIAHALGLKLLIVNYAEAESMWVGQTPKNIVGIFRAAVEEKAVLFFDEADAIATRRSAGGSLLPYDRESNLTVNVLLRELEAFNGIVIFATNLAANFDPAFERRIRAHVLFEIPGVEERAQIWPLQIHPKKTPLASDVDFRRLAERYVISGGDIKNAVLKAAAAAAGEPGADFGKRISQRHLESATAEVLAAKAVMQQSLFAKGEAATVEPNGVWPEVEARWPNALFVAMGLAGAALIVALVAVALVLIR; encoded by the coding sequence ATGAGCAATCCGTTGATTTCATTTTTGAGCGGGCTCGGCTCGCGGCGGGTGGTGGAGACCGTCGCGCCGCGACGGACCTTGGAAGAGGTCATCCTCCCGCCGCAAACGCGGCGCGCGTTGGAGCAGGCGCTGGCGCAGGTTCGGAATCACACGTTGATCTTCAGCCGCTGGGGCTTGGGCGAGCGGCATGCGTCGGGGCGGGGGTTGGCGTTTAACTTCGCGGGGCCGCCGGGAACCGGAAAGACGATCTGCGCCGAGGCGATCGCGCATGCGCTCGGTCTGAAGCTCCTCATCGTCAACTACGCCGAGGCGGAGTCGATGTGGGTCGGCCAGACCCCGAAAAACATCGTCGGGATCTTTCGCGCGGCGGTCGAGGAAAAGGCCGTTCTCTTCTTTGATGAGGCCGATGCGATCGCGACGCGCCGCTCGGCCGGCGGGAGTCTCTTACCGTATGACCGTGAGAGCAACCTGACCGTGAACGTCCTTCTGCGTGAGCTGGAAGCGTTCAATGGGATCGTGATCTTTGCGACCAACCTGGCCGCCAATTTCGATCCGGCCTTCGAGCGCCGCATCCGCGCCCATGTCCTTTTTGAAATCCCCGGCGTCGAGGAGCGGGCCCAGATCTGGCCGCTGCAAATCCATCCGAAGAAGACACCGCTGGCGTCCGACGTCGATTTCCGGCGGCTGGCCGAGCGGTATGTCATCAGCGGAGGCGATATCAAAAACGCCGTCCTCAAGGCGGCGGCCGCGGCGGCGGGCGAGCCCGGCGCCGATTTCGGCAAGCGGATCAGCCAGCGGCATCTCGAATCGGCGACGGCAGAGGTCCTCGCAGCCAAGGCGGTGATGCAGCAGTCGCTTTTTGCGAAGGGGGAGGCGGCCACGGTCGAGCCGAACGGCGTCTGGCCGGAGGTAGAGGCACGCTGGCCGAACGCGCTCTTCGTCGCGATGGGGCTCGCCGGCGCCGCGCTCATCGTCGCGCTGGTCGCCGTCGCGTTGGTGCTGATCCGTTAA
- a CDS encoding formate/nitrite transporter family protein: MAADPEEQPAPEIRDVDRAASGGPRAGWAVGDRFSWEEIQQRLLASADEEISAGVRELFFSGFTAGFAIVLTFVGHAVGRAQFPGNRFLAALLYPIGFLYIILGRYQFFTENTLSPVMLVMTRLASLPLLLRLWGVVLIANVAGAALGAFILAHTHVLSPDAIEAGARFAQRGLETGWWDAFFKAVFAGWLVAGVVWLNVAARDTISRLVIVYGVFYLIAVADLFHVITTASDIFFFVFLQAPGPGPATLVRQFWLPVLLGNSVGGVMLFAFTAYAQTAQRRYPEVRVLTLRELLFSMKGGRPFGTPRPRPPWKEAA, translated from the coding sequence TTGGCGGCGGACCCGGAAGAACAGCCGGCCCCCGAAATTCGCGACGTCGATCGAGCCGCCTCCGGCGGACCGCGCGCCGGCTGGGCGGTCGGGGATCGCTTTTCATGGGAGGAGATTCAGCAGCGGCTCCTTGCGAGCGCCGACGAAGAGATCTCCGCAGGGGTTCGAGAGCTCTTCTTCAGCGGGTTCACCGCCGGCTTTGCAATTGTCCTGACATTCGTCGGCCATGCGGTCGGTCGCGCACAGTTTCCGGGCAACCGGTTCCTCGCCGCCCTTCTCTATCCGATCGGCTTTCTTTACATTATCCTCGGGCGCTACCAGTTCTTCACGGAGAATACATTGTCGCCGGTGATGCTCGTCATGACCCGACTGGCGAGCCTCCCCTTGCTGCTCCGGCTATGGGGGGTCGTTTTGATTGCGAATGTCGCCGGAGCAGCGCTCGGCGCGTTTATTCTCGCCCACACCCATGTTCTCTCCCCCGACGCGATCGAGGCGGGGGCCCGGTTCGCTCAGCGGGGGCTTGAGACCGGCTGGTGGGACGCGTTTTTCAAAGCCGTATTCGCCGGCTGGTTGGTGGCCGGGGTGGTGTGGCTGAATGTCGCGGCGCGCGATACGATCTCCCGGCTGGTGATCGTCTATGGGGTCTTCTACCTGATCGCGGTGGCCGACCTCTTCCATGTGATCACCACCGCCTCCGATATTTTCTTCTTCGTTTTTCTCCAGGCGCCCGGCCCCGGCCCGGCCACCCTGGTCCGGCAATTCTGGCTCCCGGTGTTGCTCGGAAACAGCGTCGGCGGCGTCATGTTGTTCGCATTCACCGCCTATGCGCAGACCGCACAACGGCGCTATCCCGAGGTCCGCGTTCTCACCCTGCGCGAGCTGTTGTTCAGTATGAAAGGGGGGCGTCCCTTCGGGACCCCGCGTCCGCGCCCTCCGTGGAAGGAGGCCGCATAG
- a CDS encoding ATP-dependent helicase, whose protein sequence is MKKYILKNESKQARLDAFREAYQSALNEQQFQVATAPDGPALVIAGAGSGKTRTLIYRLAWLVHCGVKPESILLLTFTRRAASEMLKRAAALLDERCKQVSGGTFHSVAAAILRRYGKALGLSSSFTILDRSDAEDVIQLLRGEMGLAEKGKRFPKKGTLSDLFSKVQNKLLTLDEVIEDEYRHFLDQTELIRSLFIRYQKYKTDRHLVDYDDLLVDLYALLSEHPSIREALAEQYRHLLVDEYQDTNKIQGEIVRLLGRDRRVMAVGDDAQSIYSFRGADFQNILRFPDYFPGTQVYKLEENYRSTQAVLDLANTVIDASAQKYPKHLFTRKEGGIKPALVRAAEEAEQSRFVAQKILELREEGIPLSEIAVLFRSSFHSFDLEIELTRCNLPFEKRGGFRLTETAHVKDLMSHLRILANPSDAVSWNRLLLLIPGIGPRTSQKLISQVQQEGREGLKGFTREPQAEAIRGLLQMLSEAERLDSLPGQIERAMAYYLPLMKNKYDDYPKRMKDLEHLVLIADRYRKLSRFLSDLALEPEESVLDVAAADHDKEKLVLSTIHSAKGLEWQVVFIIWTLDGYFPSLYAFTKEAELDEERRLMYVAITRAKEQLYLSYPIRIFHRASHAVLSKPSRFIESVPEEILEPWVLSEEG, encoded by the coding sequence GTGAAGAAATATATCCTCAAGAATGAGTCGAAACAAGCGAGGCTCGATGCCTTTCGAGAAGCGTATCAGTCCGCTTTAAACGAACAACAGTTTCAAGTCGCCACCGCGCCCGACGGGCCGGCGTTGGTGATTGCCGGCGCCGGCAGCGGGAAGACCCGGACGCTGATTTATCGGCTCGCCTGGCTGGTTCATTGCGGGGTGAAGCCGGAGTCGATCCTTCTTCTCACCTTTACCCGGCGGGCCGCTTCGGAGATGCTCAAGCGGGCGGCGGCATTACTAGACGAGCGCTGCAAGCAGGTCTCGGGGGGAACGTTTCATTCGGTGGCCGCCGCCATCCTTCGGCGGTACGGCAAGGCGCTCGGCCTCTCTTCCTCGTTTACCATCCTCGACCGGTCCGACGCAGAGGATGTGATCCAGCTCCTTCGCGGCGAGATGGGGCTGGCCGAGAAGGGGAAGCGTTTTCCGAAAAAGGGGACCCTCTCCGACCTCTTCAGCAAGGTGCAGAATAAGCTGCTGACCCTCGATGAAGTGATCGAGGACGAGTACCGCCATTTTCTTGATCAGACCGAACTGATCCGCTCCCTCTTCATCCGCTACCAAAAATATAAGACCGACCGGCATCTGGTCGACTATGATGACCTCCTCGTCGATCTGTATGCCCTTCTCTCCGAGCACCCATCGATTCGGGAAGCGCTGGCTGAGCAGTACCGGCATCTCTTGGTCGACGAGTATCAAGACACGAACAAGATCCAGGGGGAGATTGTCCGGCTTCTCGGCCGCGACCGGCGGGTGATGGCGGTCGGAGACGATGCCCAGAGCATCTACTCGTTTCGCGGGGCCGACTTCCAAAATATCCTCCGGTTTCCGGACTATTTTCCCGGGACGCAGGTTTATAAGCTGGAAGAGAACTACCGATCGACCCAGGCGGTTCTCGATCTGGCGAACACCGTGATCGATGCGTCGGCGCAGAAATACCCGAAGCACCTCTTCACCCGGAAGGAGGGGGGGATCAAGCCGGCGTTGGTCCGGGCGGCGGAGGAGGCGGAGCAGTCGCGCTTTGTCGCGCAGAAGATCTTGGAGCTGCGGGAAGAGGGGATCCCGCTTTCCGAGATCGCCGTCCTCTTTCGATCGAGCTTCCATTCGTTTGATCTCGAAATCGAGCTGACCCGCTGCAACCTCCCCTTCGAGAAGCGGGGGGGCTTCAGACTCACCGAGACGGCGCATGTGAAAGATCTAATGAGCCACCTCCGGATCCTCGCCAACCCCTCCGACGCGGTCAGCTGGAATCGGCTGCTCCTCCTTATTCCGGGGATCGGGCCGCGCACCAGCCAGAAGCTGATCTCCCAAGTGCAGCAGGAGGGGCGGGAGGGGTTGAAGGGATTCACGCGGGAGCCGCAGGCCGAAGCCATCCGCGGGCTGCTGCAGATGCTCTCCGAAGCGGAGCGGCTCGATTCGCTCCCCGGCCAGATCGAGCGGGCGATGGCCTATTACCTTCCGTTGATGAAGAACAAGTATGACGACTATCCGAAGCGGATGAAAGACCTCGAGCATCTGGTCCTGATCGCCGACCGGTATCGAAAGCTCTCCCGTTTCCTCTCCGATCTCGCGTTGGAGCCGGAGGAGTCGGTCCTGGATGTGGCCGCCGCCGACCACGACAAAGAAAAGCTGGTCCTCTCGACGATCCACTCGGCCAAAGGGCTGGAATGGCAGGTCGTCTTCATTATCTGGACGCTCGACGGCTATTTCCCCTCGCTCTATGCATTCACCAAGGAGGCCGAGCTCGACGAAGAGCGGCGGCTGATGTATGTTGCGATCACCCGGGCGAAAGAACAGCTCTATCTCTCTTACCCGATCCGGATCTTCCATCGGGCCAGCCATGCCGTTCTTTCGAAACCGTCCCGATTTATCGAGTCGGTTCCGGAGGAGATTCTGGAGCCGTGGGTGTTGTCGGAAGAGGGCTGA
- a CDS encoding sigma-54-dependent Fis family transcriptional regulator yields the protein MKILIIDDDPSNCELLSIHFQYQKYTVQTALTGREGLEKLKAFSPQIIFLDNRLPDLSGLSVLKEIRKIDENAFTIIMTAFIDMDTTIQAMKAGAFEYINKPINIDELGSVVGKIKGIITLRSQSPRPMFNEFSAPKIGIIIGKTAQMLQIFKTIAIASESNATVLIEGESGTGKELIARAIHYHGNYNTPFLGINCSALVETLLESELFGHEKGSFTGAIQKKEGKFEMAENGTLLLDEIGDMSIHLQAKLLRVLQEREFERVGGKEKIKANVRVIAATNKNLEELIKVGKFRKDLYYRLKVISIRVPPLRDRMQDIPHLVHFLINKISSNMHKHITGVSPKVMDVLMDYPWPGNIRELENVLTRAVVLTRGNVILEESLSLLPLTQPQSNGARNIIAPLSEIERQHIQHILNHTRGHKGKACQILGISRPALDRKIKKYQLSDPISRTSSVEF from the coding sequence ATGAAAATATTGATCATCGATGATGATCCTTCCAATTGCGAACTGCTGTCGATTCACTTTCAATATCAGAAATACACCGTCCAGACCGCGCTGACCGGCCGCGAAGGGCTCGAAAAGCTCAAGGCGTTTTCCCCTCAGATCATCTTTCTCGATAACCGGCTCCCCGACTTAAGCGGCCTCTCGGTCCTCAAAGAGATCCGGAAAATCGATGAGAATGCCTTCACGATCATCATGACCGCTTTCATCGACATGGATACGACGATCCAAGCGATGAAAGCCGGGGCGTTCGAATATATCAACAAACCGATCAACATCGATGAGCTCGGCTCGGTGGTTGGAAAGATCAAGGGGATCATTACACTCCGGAGCCAGTCCCCGCGGCCGATGTTCAATGAGTTCTCCGCCCCGAAGATCGGGATCATCATCGGCAAAACCGCGCAGATGCTGCAGATCTTCAAGACGATCGCCATTGCATCGGAGAGCAACGCGACCGTGTTGATTGAAGGAGAGAGCGGCACCGGCAAGGAATTGATCGCCCGCGCCATCCACTACCATGGGAACTACAACACCCCCTTTCTCGGAATCAACTGCTCCGCATTGGTCGAAACGCTCCTCGAGAGCGAGCTCTTCGGCCATGAGAAGGGATCCTTTACCGGGGCGATCCAGAAAAAAGAGGGAAAGTTCGAAATGGCCGAGAACGGCACCCTGTTGCTCGACGAGATCGGGGATATGTCGATTCACCTTCAGGCCAAGCTCCTCCGTGTTTTGCAAGAACGGGAGTTTGAACGTGTTGGCGGGAAGGAGAAAATCAAAGCAAACGTCCGGGTCATCGCGGCGACCAATAAAAACTTAGAGGAATTGATTAAAGTCGGCAAATTCAGAAAAGATCTTTATTATCGCCTGAAAGTCATCAGCATCCGGGTCCCCCCCCTTCGCGATCGGATGCAGGACATCCCGCATCTGGTTCATTTTTTGATCAACAAAATCAGCTCCAACATGCACAAGCACATCACCGGCGTCTCCCCCAAGGTCATGGATGTCCTGATGGATTATCCTTGGCCCGGGAACATCCGGGAGCTGGAGAATGTGCTGACCCGGGCGGTCGTCTTAACGCGCGGCAATGTTATTCTGGAAGAGTCGCTCTCGCTCCTCCCGCTGACCCAGCCGCAATCGAACGGGGCCCGGAACATTATCGCCCCTCTCTCGGAGATTGAAAGACAACACATTCAACACATCCTCAACCACACCCGCGGACACAAAGGGAAAGCCTGCCAAATTTTAGGGATCTCCAGACCGGCGCTCGACCGCAAAATCAAGAAGTACCAACTCTCCGATCCAATCAGTAGAACCTCTTCAGTAGAATTTTAA
- a CDS encoding Crp/Fnr family transcriptional regulator: MIHSKVRVLIFEKGKSIYLPGHPSDQIYIVHSGSVRTATLMESGKEFTSSLYHAGETFGELSLAGEMARGEMAVSYEKSVLVALRTDFLFDFLKQNPLFTLGLIRLIGSRRCESENRLLQFFYSPVHSRLAKVLIHCATKQLKSPPLMPIQLRLTHEILASLAGTTRETTTMILNRFQRLGVIQKSKGNIFIKDLQSLKAISLNQDLNQQNQQAKEPQKTLTLTHAA; encoded by the coding sequence ATGATTCATTCCAAAGTCCGGGTGCTGATCTTTGAAAAGGGGAAATCGATCTACCTCCCCGGACATCCGAGTGATCAGATCTACATCGTCCATTCCGGGTCGGTTCGAACCGCCACGTTGATGGAGAGCGGAAAAGAATTTACCTCCTCCCTTTATCATGCCGGAGAGACATTCGGCGAGTTGAGCTTGGCGGGGGAGATGGCCCGTGGTGAAATGGCCGTCTCCTACGAGAAATCGGTTTTGGTCGCCCTTCGAACAGACTTTCTGTTCGACTTCCTCAAGCAGAATCCGCTCTTTACATTGGGCCTGATCCGGCTCATCGGCTCCAGAAGATGTGAATCGGAAAACCGCCTTCTCCAATTCTTCTACTCGCCGGTCCACTCCCGTCTTGCCAAAGTCTTGATCCACTGCGCGACCAAACAGTTAAAGTCCCCCCCTCTTATGCCCATTCAGCTTCGACTGACCCACGAGATCCTCGCAAGCCTTGCCGGAACCACCCGCGAGACGACCACGATGATCCTGAATCGTTTTCAGCGGTTGGGCGTCATCCAGAAGAGCAAGGGAAACATTTTTATCAAGGATCTCCAGTCATTGAAAGCGATCAGCTTGAATCAAGATTTAAATCAACAGAATCAACAGGCAAAGGAACCACAAAAGACGCTTACCTTAACGCATGCTGCGTAA